One window of Mediterraneibacter gnavus ATCC 29149 genomic DNA carries:
- a CDS encoding siphovirus Gp157 family protein, which yields MATLYEIDEEILNCVDQETGEIIDPEKLAQLQMDFDKKVEGIALWIKNLLSDAEAIKAEKNKLADRQKTCENKARNLKEYLSGYLCGEKFKTPRVSISYRKSESVEVQDVSKLDEEYLKFTDPEVDKTKVKKALKDGVELSGVVLVQNNNIQIR from the coding sequence GTGGCAACATTATACGAGATTGACGAAGAGATTTTAAATTGTGTAGATCAGGAAACAGGAGAGATTATCGACCCGGAAAAGCTGGCACAGTTGCAGATGGATTTTGATAAAAAGGTAGAGGGAATTGCTCTCTGGATCAAAAACCTCTTATCTGATGCAGAAGCAATCAAGGCAGAGAAAAACAAACTGGCTGACCGCCAGAAAACATGTGAAAACAAGGCAAGAAACTTGAAAGAATACCTGTCTGGTTATTTATGTGGTGAAAAATTTAAGACACCAAGAGTCAGCATTTCTTATCGAAAATCAGAGAGTGTAGAAGTGCAAGACGTTTCAAAGCTGGATGAAGAATACTTGAAGTTCACTGATCCAGAAGTGGACAAGACCAAGGTGAAAAAAGCCCTGAAAGATGGGGTTGAACTCTCTGGCGTTGTATTGGTGCAGAATAATAATATTCAGATTCGGTAG